A single window of uncultured Tolumonas sp. DNA harbors:
- a CDS encoding phosphotransferase: MTQRHAQLQRWAQQIEQNPDLTLRLISGDASFRKYYRAANRIWVDAPPETEKNREFIDNAQALQRTNIAAPVVHHSDLEQGFLCVSDLGDDALLSRLNDESVSAWYWKALQLLPLLTNIKLELPVFDAEFMARENSIFPEWLLEKHLQLTLSVAEKELLAETSALLTANNLQQPQVVMHRDFHSRNLMVLADESLAVIDFQDMVLGPLTYDAVSLLKDCYCRWPDAVIEQGVAQAYQLYSESGILSDVSYAQFVQWLDLTGMQRHLKAAGIFTRLYHRDGKSGYLKDIPRTLGYVRDVAARYPQLAAFAAWLEQRVLPAFDMETVS, translated from the coding sequence ATGACGCAACGCCATGCCCAACTACAGCGATGGGCACAACAAATTGAACAAAATCCTGACTTAACTTTACGTCTGATTTCTGGTGATGCCAGTTTTCGTAAATATTATCGCGCCGCCAATCGGATTTGGGTGGATGCACCGCCGGAAACGGAAAAAAATCGTGAGTTCATCGATAACGCACAAGCTTTACAGCGCACAAACATCGCAGCACCAGTCGTGCATCATTCCGACTTGGAACAAGGTTTCTTGTGTGTTTCTGATTTAGGCGATGACGCATTGTTATCTCGTCTCAATGATGAATCAGTTTCTGCATGGTATTGGAAAGCGCTGCAGTTGTTACCCCTGCTAACCAACATCAAGCTTGAGCTGCCTGTTTTTGATGCTGAGTTTATGGCGCGGGAAAACAGCATTTTTCCAGAATGGCTGTTAGAAAAACACTTACAACTCACTCTTTCCGTGGCAGAAAAAGAGTTATTGGCGGAAACCTCTGCCTTACTGACAGCCAATAATCTGCAACAGCCACAAGTGGTCATGCACCGTGATTTTCACAGCCGAAACCTGATGGTGTTAGCGGATGAATCGCTGGCCGTGATCGACTTTCAGGATATGGTGCTTGGCCCATTGACCTATGATGCCGTTTCGTTACTGAAAGATTGTTACTGTCGTTGGCCGGATGCTGTGATTGAGCAAGGAGTAGCGCAGGCTTATCAGCTGTATAGCGAGTCAGGGATTTTATCGGATGTGTCTTACGCACAATTTGTGCAATGGCTGGATCTGACCGGCATGCAACGCCATCTGAAAGCGGCGGGGATCTTTACCCGTTTGTATCATCGCGATGGTAAATCTGGTTATCTGAAGGATATTCCGCGCACGCTCGGTTATGTGCGTGATGTTGCAGCGCGTTATCCGCAACTGGCGGCGTTTGCTGCTTGGTTGGAACAGCGCGTGTTACCTGCATTTGATATGGAAACTGTCTCATGA
- the surA gene encoding peptidylprolyl isomerase SurA has translation MQLKQLSPKWLLAGVLFALPLCAQAVTQSLDNVIAIVNKDVVLQSELDRLIHKVQTDAAEQHQSLPPYSQLHKQVLDRLIEDSLILQQAERQGLRIGDTQLDQALASVAAEKGQTVASMQAQAEREGLTPAEFRETVRKEMLISEVRRNQLRQRINITDQEVKQLAKLISEQGSKGQRFHIEHILLSLPSDADRAEQQRVAEKAKQLLQQLKKGADFHQIAVAESSDNKALDGGDWGWMTVEEMPSLMAEAVNGAHKDQFIGPLRSGAGLHIIHVKDVQGQQAIELQEANARHILIKTSVILSDEKAEQMLKGFLHDIQSGKASFAKLAEKYSDDPGSATKGGELGWANPDMYVPEFRDMVKKLPIGQFSQPFKTMHGWHIVQVEGRRSLANTPEALENRAYQLIYNRRFAEEAQTWIDELRDEAFIQIMDGSNN, from the coding sequence ATGCAGTTAAAACAACTTTCACCGAAATGGTTATTGGCTGGCGTGTTGTTCGCCCTGCCACTATGCGCTCAGGCTGTTACTCAATCACTCGATAACGTGATTGCGATTGTGAATAAAGACGTAGTGTTGCAAAGCGAACTGGATCGATTGATACATAAAGTGCAAACCGATGCGGCCGAACAGCACCAAAGTTTGCCGCCCTATAGTCAACTGCATAAACAAGTTTTAGATCGTTTGATTGAAGACAGTCTGATCCTGCAACAAGCTGAGCGTCAAGGGTTACGGATCGGTGATACACAACTGGATCAGGCACTGGCTTCCGTTGCGGCAGAAAAAGGCCAGACCGTCGCTAGCATGCAAGCTCAGGCTGAACGCGAAGGTTTAACTCCAGCCGAGTTTCGGGAAACCGTACGTAAAGAGATGTTGATTTCGGAAGTTCGCCGCAATCAATTACGTCAGCGGATCAACATCACTGATCAGGAAGTCAAACAACTGGCTAAGCTGATCAGTGAACAAGGCAGTAAAGGGCAACGTTTTCATATTGAACACATATTGCTGAGTTTACCGTCTGATGCCGATCGGGCAGAACAACAACGTGTAGCCGAAAAAGCCAAGCAATTGTTACAACAACTGAAAAAAGGTGCTGATTTCCACCAGATTGCCGTTGCCGAAAGCTCAGATAATAAAGCATTAGACGGCGGAGACTGGGGCTGGATGACGGTAGAAGAAATGCCGTCATTGATGGCTGAAGCAGTTAATGGCGCCCACAAAGACCAATTTATTGGTCCATTACGTTCTGGTGCTGGTTTGCATATTATCCATGTTAAAGATGTGCAAGGACAACAAGCCATTGAACTACAGGAAGCCAATGCCCGCCATATTCTGATCAAAACGTCAGTCATCCTGAGTGATGAAAAAGCAGAACAGATGCTGAAAGGGTTCCTGCATGACATTCAATCCGGTAAGGCCTCTTTTGCGAAATTAGCCGAAAAATATTCTGACGACCCGGGTTCTGCCACTAAAGGCGGTGAATTGGGTTGGGCTAATCCGGATATGTATGTACCAGAATTCCGCGATATGGTGAAAAAATTACCGATTGGCCAATTTAGCCAACCATTTAAAACCATGCACGGCTGGCATATTGTTCAGGTCGAAGGGCGTCGTAGTTTAGCGAACACACCAGAAGCATTGGAAAACCGCGCGTATCAACTGATCTACAACCGTCGTTTTGCGGAAGAAGCGCAAACCTGGATTGATGAACTGCGTGATGAAGCGTTTATCCAGATAATGGACGGGAGCAATAACTGA
- a CDS encoding threonine/serine exporter family protein codes for MQEQGVLLSREEQTKITRVLVRTAQMLAQCGAESRLIEQTTCRVGAALGVESVEMAISPSAVVLTTLNHGSCITTTRRIHELGINMHVLCAIQRICILSEKRLLTTADDVNKHLTEIKPFRYNRWLVVFMIGLSCGAFSLLFGGDWPVFFTTCVASAVGMFVRQEIAHRHFSPLINFATTAFIATSIASMATVYHWSEQPYLAMAACVLLLVPGFPLVNALFDMVKGYFNMGLARWGTATLLTLSATAGIVLAMKLTGVWGWNP; via the coding sequence ATGCAGGAGCAAGGAGTGCTGTTGTCCCGGGAAGAACAAACCAAGATAACCCGGGTGCTGGTGAGAACGGCACAAATGCTGGCGCAATGTGGTGCTGAAAGCCGTTTGATTGAACAAACAACATGTCGTGTTGGCGCTGCGTTGGGTGTTGAAAGTGTGGAAATGGCGATTTCCCCGAGTGCTGTTGTTTTAACAACACTCAATCATGGTTCTTGTATTACTACAACACGGCGTATCCATGAGTTGGGTATTAACATGCATGTTCTATGTGCTATCCAGCGGATCTGTATTCTGAGTGAAAAGCGTCTGCTGACGACAGCAGATGATGTCAATAAACACTTAACCGAGATTAAACCATTCCGATATAACCGCTGGTTAGTGGTGTTTATGATTGGTTTATCATGTGGTGCATTCAGTTTGTTATTTGGTGGCGATTGGCCAGTCTTTTTTACTACCTGCGTGGCATCGGCTGTGGGTATGTTTGTTCGTCAGGAAATTGCGCATCGTCATTTCAGCCCATTAATTAATTTTGCTACGACGGCATTTATTGCGACTTCAATCGCTAGCATGGCAACCGTGTATCACTGGAGCGAACAACCGTATTTGGCGATGGCTGCCTGTGTCTTGTTGCTGGTGCCCGGCTTCCCGTTAGTAAATGCCTTATTTGATATGGTTAAGGGTTATTTTAATATGGGGCTTGCGCGTTGGGGCACGGCCACACTGTTAACATTAAGTGCAACTGCTGGAATTGTTTTGGCAATGAAATTAACCGGCGTATGGGGATGGAATCCATAA
- the lptD gene encoding LPS assembly protein LptD, which produces MVFRINAITVALFSVSAGFAFVPHPSQAAGNSVNVPPNLRAGVFDERCYSDVPPATTTEYSRTTPVEVSADQLNATQNGKAIYQGGVQVNQGNKYFSSDYTELDQVSRQVMAHGNIFYRDGQVTLKSPDQLTTNLNTKESQIDNATYQLHGSPARGEAENIHLDNQKKELTLNKARFTTCPVGQESWWLSASEVNVNQEEVFGEAWNATLWLKSVPVFYTPYITFPVKDQRKSGLLYPTFTNSSSNGFDVSTPYYWNIAPNYDMTLTPRIMSNRGTMEQIEYRYMPEPEQSGTIYTEYMANDRKVSSDELNPRWLANIRHGSRFQNGDLRWNLDYTRVDANDYNYFNELHPPVGQIVDNQLLQSTTAGYYQKDWNLTTEVRDYQILLPNTPAPHQLLPQVSYNQYYTADKYSFSFNSEASNFGNNSEQYKAYTGQRLHAEPAVSVPILQAPGYSLEAEGKLMATYYQQDIPDDMSSYYSNTLGLNNLASSVNRTLPEARVHGGMSFDRKTSYNDQPFTQTLEPEVQYLYIPYKNQNNIGLYDTTNMQSDYYNLFSDRRFAGLDRISDANRVSYGATTRLFDSENTERLRFTLGQSYDLVAPQVTLLPNDTKQTNSRSLLSVRADAHPTDDWYMHTGTEYNTQTKKVSSGNGAVEYQQQKYTTQLNYRFVSKENFVVDTSDNRRDISQAGAVVKLPINRDWQLIGAHYRDTQTGQNIDNLLGARYDSCCWAVNFTFERHNAPDNTTLTAKPETSYGLQFEFKGLGSVGNGPKYNLNTRLLPYSRPFNLND; this is translated from the coding sequence ATGGTGTTTCGCATCAACGCTATTACTGTGGCACTTTTTTCTGTTTCTGCCGGCTTTGCATTCGTACCGCATCCAAGCCAGGCGGCAGGTAACAGTGTTAATGTACCGCCAAATCTCCGCGCCGGTGTTTTCGATGAACGTTGCTACAGCGATGTTCCACCCGCAACGACAACCGAGTACAGCCGAACCACGCCGGTTGAAGTCTCTGCTGATCAATTGAATGCAACACAAAATGGTAAAGCAATCTATCAAGGTGGTGTGCAGGTCAATCAGGGCAATAAATATTTCAGTTCCGATTATACCGAGCTGGATCAAGTCAGCCGCCAAGTCATGGCGCATGGCAATATTTTCTATCGCGACGGTCAGGTAACGCTTAAAAGTCCGGATCAGCTGACAACAAATTTAAATACTAAAGAATCACAGATTGATAATGCCACCTATCAACTGCATGGCTCCCCTGCGCGCGGTGAAGCGGAAAATATTCATCTGGATAATCAGAAAAAAGAACTGACGCTGAATAAAGCACGTTTTACGACCTGTCCAGTCGGGCAAGAAAGCTGGTGGTTGAGTGCCAGCGAAGTGAACGTCAATCAAGAAGAAGTATTTGGTGAGGCATGGAATGCTACGCTGTGGCTAAAAAGCGTACCGGTATTTTATACGCCTTACATTACCTTCCCGGTAAAAGATCAACGTAAATCAGGTCTGCTGTATCCAACTTTTACCAATAGTTCCAGTAATGGCTTTGACGTCAGTACTCCTTATTATTGGAATATTGCACCGAATTACGACATGACGCTGACACCTCGTATCATGTCAAACCGTGGCACCATGGAACAGATCGAATACCGCTATATGCCAGAACCCGAGCAAAGCGGCACGATTTATACCGAATACATGGCTAACGATCGCAAAGTTAGTAGTGACGAATTAAATCCACGCTGGTTGGCAAATATCCGGCATGGTTCCCGTTTTCAAAACGGTGATCTGCGCTGGAATCTTGATTACACCCGAGTTGATGCCAATGACTACAACTATTTCAACGAATTACATCCACCTGTTGGTCAGATTGTTGATAACCAGTTATTGCAATCAACTACGGCCGGTTATTATCAAAAAGACTGGAATCTGACCACTGAAGTGCGTGATTACCAGATCTTGCTGCCTAACACGCCAGCACCACATCAGTTGTTACCGCAGGTAAGCTACAACCAGTATTACACTGCTGATAAATACAGTTTTAGCTTTAATTCTGAAGCCTCTAATTTCGGAAACAATTCGGAACAATATAAAGCCTACACCGGACAACGGCTGCATGCTGAGCCCGCTGTTTCAGTGCCGATATTACAAGCACCGGGTTATTCACTGGAAGCCGAGGGCAAATTGATGGCTACGTATTATCAGCAGGATATTCCTGATGATATGTCATCGTATTACAGCAATACTTTAGGCCTGAATAACCTAGCCTCAAGCGTCAATCGGACATTACCAGAAGCCCGTGTGCATGGTGGCATGAGCTTCGATCGTAAGACTTCGTATAATGATCAGCCGTTTACCCAGACATTAGAACCCGAAGTTCAGTATTTATACATCCCGTATAAGAATCAGAATAATATCGGGCTGTATGACACCACCAACATGCAGTCTGATTATTACAATCTGTTCAGTGATCGCCGTTTTGCTGGTTTAGATCGGATCAGCGATGCCAACCGGGTTAGCTACGGTGCGACCACACGTCTGTTTGATAGTGAAAACACCGAACGTCTGCGGTTTACGCTTGGTCAATCTTATGATCTGGTAGCACCACAAGTCACGTTGTTACCAAACGATACCAAACAAACCAACTCTCGCTCATTACTATCCGTGCGTGCTGATGCCCACCCAACCGATGACTGGTACATGCATACCGGTACAGAATACAACACCCAAACCAAAAAAGTGTCGTCGGGAAATGGGGCGGTCGAATATCAGCAGCAAAAATATACGACCCAATTAAACTATCGTTTTGTCAGCAAAGAAAATTTCGTGGTTGATACCTCTGATAATCGCCGCGATATCAGTCAAGCTGGAGCGGTTGTGAAATTACCAATTAACCGTGATTGGCAATTAATTGGTGCCCATTATCGTGATACTCAAACAGGTCAGAATATCGATAATCTGTTAGGTGCTCGTTATGATTCTTGTTGCTGGGCTGTAAATTTCACCTTTGAACGGCATAATGCACCGGATAACACCACACTAACGGCTAAACCGGAAACCTCATACGGTTTGCAATTCGAATTTAAAGGACTGGGCAGTGTCGGCAACGGACCGAAATACAATCTGAATACCCGATTATTACCTTATTCCCGACCATTTAACCTGAACGATTAA
- the folA gene encoding type 3 dihydrofolate reductase encodes MLISLIVAMAENRVIGRGNQMPWHLPADLRHFKSVTLGKPVIMGRKTFESIGRPLPGRRNVVISRSADWQAEGVESVNSLHAALALVQGATEVMIIGGGQLYSEALPLAQRLYLTHIELPVADADTWFPDYSQYQWQQRAEELHDPDEKNPYHYRFETLDRCI; translated from the coding sequence ATGTTGATCTCTTTAATTGTTGCGATGGCAGAAAATCGCGTGATTGGCCGGGGTAATCAGATGCCTTGGCATTTGCCGGCTGATTTACGGCATTTCAAAAGTGTCACTCTGGGTAAACCCGTCATTATGGGGCGGAAGACCTTTGAATCGATTGGGCGGCCATTACCGGGTCGTCGCAATGTGGTGATCAGCCGGAGTGCTGATTGGCAGGCTGAGGGGGTGGAGAGTGTTAACTCGCTACATGCAGCGCTTGCATTGGTGCAGGGAGCGACAGAAGTGATGATCATCGGTGGTGGCCAGTTATACAGCGAAGCCCTACCATTGGCGCAACGCTTATATCTGACGCATATCGAGTTGCCAGTCGCCGATGCTGATACTTGGTTTCCTGATTATTCACAATATCAGTGGCAGCAGCGGGCAGAAGAATTGCATGATCCCGATGAGAAAAACCCGTATCACTATCGGTTTGAAACTTTAGATCGCTGTATTTAA
- the apaG gene encoding Co2+/Mg2+ efflux protein ApaG, whose protein sequence is MPGIQITPRPFYLAEQSDPDDALYAFGYEITIHNQSGEDVQLMDRHWLINDANGQQTEVQGQGVVGQQPIIAAGQSYTYQSNIQLKTPFGCMRGSYTFQNKYNEQLFEVSIPPFALAIPHLIN, encoded by the coding sequence ATGCCGGGCATACAAATCACACCGCGTCCCTTTTATCTTGCTGAACAATCAGATCCAGATGATGCGCTGTATGCCTTTGGTTATGAAATCACTATTCATAACCAATCAGGTGAAGATGTGCAGTTGATGGATCGTCACTGGCTGATCAATGATGCCAATGGTCAGCAAACAGAAGTGCAAGGACAAGGAGTGGTCGGGCAACAGCCAATTATAGCCGCAGGCCAATCTTATACCTATCAAAGCAACATACAGCTAAAAACGCCTTTTGGCTGTATGCGTGGTAGCTATACCTTTCAAAACAAATACAACGAACAGTTATTTGAAGTGAGTATTCCTCCTTTTGCGCTGGCAATTCCTCATCTCATCAACTGA
- the rsmA gene encoding 16S rRNA (adenine(1518)-N(6)/adenine(1519)-N(6))-dimethyltransferase RsmA, with the protein MINDNVHLGHRARKRFGQNFLHDQYTIDAIVSAIAPRQNDVLVEIGPGLGALTEPVCDQVDKMHVVELDRDLAARLREHPRLKDKLIVHEADAMKFDFDELAQPGRPLRIFGNLPYNISTPLIFHLLEKSQHITDMYFMLQKEVVERLAAGPNSKDYGRLTVMTQYYCQVSPVLEVGPHAFKPAPKVNSAVVRLAPWQKRPYEALDVADLQRVCQEGFGQRRKTIRNSFRSFITAEQLEEINIDPNLRPENLTLAQFVSIANWLTTHR; encoded by the coding sequence ATGATTAACGACAATGTTCACCTCGGTCACCGCGCACGTAAACGTTTTGGCCAAAACTTCCTGCACGATCAATACACGATTGATGCTATTGTCTCGGCAATAGCGCCACGTCAGAACGACGTGTTAGTTGAAATTGGTCCCGGTCTTGGCGCGTTAACTGAACCTGTTTGTGATCAGGTTGATAAAATGCATGTCGTTGAACTCGACCGTGACTTAGCCGCCCGTCTGCGCGAGCATCCACGTCTGAAAGATAAATTGATCGTGCATGAAGCGGATGCAATGAAGTTTGATTTCGACGAACTGGCACAACCCGGCCGCCCGTTACGGATCTTCGGCAATCTGCCTTACAACATTTCCACACCGCTGATTTTTCATCTGCTGGAAAAATCTCAGCATATTACGGACATGTATTTCATGCTGCAAAAAGAGGTGGTGGAACGTCTGGCTGCGGGTCCAAACAGCAAAGACTATGGTCGTTTGACAGTGATGACCCAATATTACTGCCAAGTGTCACCGGTGTTAGAAGTAGGTCCACACGCGTTCAAACCGGCGCCGAAAGTCAACTCGGCGGTGGTACGTCTGGCACCTTGGCAAAAACGTCCTTATGAAGCACTTGATGTTGCTGATTTACAACGCGTGTGCCAGGAAGGTTTTGGTCAACGTCGTAAAACTATCCGTAACAGCTTCCGGAGTTTCATCACGGCAGAACAGTTGGAAGAGATCAACATTGATCCAAACTTGCGCCCAGAAAACTTGACGTTGGCGCAATTTGTCAGTATTGCTAACTGGCTGACTACTCATCGCTAA
- a CDS encoding symmetrical bis(5'-nucleosyl)-tetraphosphatase — MATYFVGDVQGCYAELQQLLDLAQFNAQQDELWLTGDLVARGPQSLDVLRFVYSLGDRATTVLGNHDLNLLAVAAGHALPKKKDKTENILTAPDRHELIHWLQNRPIMAEHPTLPVMMTHAGLSPQWDLATARHCAREVETLLRSDQGTWLLGHMYGEEPSHWDPRLTGLPRWRYIINSFTRMRFCRDDGSLEFKCKESPADKPAQLAPWFEVRKADADEPHLVFGHWAALMGKCPLPKIKALDTGCVWGNQLTLWRWEDNAMFSLNCPVYSSGE; from the coding sequence ATGGCAACCTATTTTGTTGGCGACGTCCAGGGCTGTTACGCTGAATTACAGCAATTACTGGATCTGGCACAATTTAATGCCCAGCAGGATGAACTGTGGCTGACGGGTGATCTCGTCGCCCGTGGTCCTCAGTCACTGGACGTATTACGTTTTGTGTACAGCTTGGGCGATCGAGCCACAACAGTATTAGGTAATCATGATTTGAACTTGCTGGCGGTCGCCGCCGGACATGCATTACCAAAGAAAAAAGACAAAACAGAAAACATTCTCACCGCACCGGATCGGCATGAATTAATACATTGGCTGCAAAACCGCCCAATCATGGCAGAGCACCCGACTTTACCTGTAATGATGACGCACGCCGGCTTATCACCACAGTGGGATTTGGCAACCGCACGGCATTGTGCTCGTGAAGTCGAAACATTGTTACGCAGTGATCAAGGTACCTGGCTGCTCGGCCATATGTATGGCGAAGAACCGTCACACTGGGACCCTCGCTTAACTGGTTTACCTCGCTGGCGTTACATCATCAATAGCTTTACCCGTATGCGCTTTTGCCGCGATGATGGTAGTTTAGAGTTTAAATGCAAAGAATCGCCTGCCGATAAACCAGCCCAGCTGGCACCCTGGTTTGAGGTACGAAAAGCTGACGCCGATGAACCACATTTAGTATTTGGGCACTGGGCAGCGTTGATGGGAAAATGCCCGTTACCAAAGATCAAAGCATTGGACACCGGCTGTGTCTGGGGCAATCAATTAACATTATGGCGTTGGGAAGATAATGCCATGTTTAGTCTGAACTGCCCGGTTTACTCCAGTGGTGAATAA
- a CDS encoding threonine/serine exporter family protein codes for MMELLRAIVFDAFWSAIPAVGFAMIFAVPPRMLKYCAVGGAFAHSLRMLQIHFGIPIEWATFITTTLIGLIFVYVSRRLLAPRPVFTVASIIPMIPGKFAFNTIIAVLSMNSGGVTEKLLQASIENGLKTLFILFALCFGLAVPSLFIYRNRPIV; via the coding sequence ATAATGGAATTGTTACGGGCAATTGTATTTGATGCTTTTTGGTCCGCAATTCCAGCCGTTGGTTTTGCGATGATTTTTGCGGTTCCGCCCCGGATGCTAAAATATTGTGCCGTTGGCGGGGCTTTCGCGCATAGTTTGCGAATGTTGCAAATTCATTTTGGCATACCTATTGAATGGGCAACCTTTATTACTACTACGTTGATTGGCTTAATTTTTGTTTATGTATCTCGTCGCTTGTTAGCTCCACGCCCTGTTTTTACCGTTGCGAGCATTATTCCGATGATCCCCGGTAAATTTGCATTTAACACCATTATTGCGGTGTTAAGCATGAACAGTGGTGGAGTCACAGAAAAGTTATTGCAAGCCAGTATCGAGAATGGTTTGAAAACACTGTTTATCTTGTTTGCTCTTTGTTTTGGGCTGGCAGTACCCTCTTTATTTATTTATCGAAACAGGCCGATTGTATAA
- the pdxA gene encoding 4-hydroxythreonine-4-phosphate dehydrogenase PdxA, with amino-acid sequence MNLIPRIVITPGEPAGIGPDLVLSLTEQAWPVELVIVADPALLQQRAETLGKQINIQPYDAHRPAQAQPQGVLTVCPVSLSVPVTAGQLDKRNGDYVLATLQRAADGCLKGEFAALVTGPVHKGVINEAGVPFSGHTEFFAEQAGVEQVVMMLATDGLRVALATTHLPLRDVADAITTASLTRTIEILQHDLQTQFGITTPHILVCGLNPHAGEGGHMGREEIDVIEPVLAALRSQGYSLEGPLPADTLFQDKYLQRADAVLAMYHDQGLPVLKYKGFGRAVNITLGLPFIRTSVDHGTALELAGSGKSHNGSLLTALHQAILMVSHKQ; translated from the coding sequence ATGAATTTGATTCCCCGTATTGTCATTACACCGGGTGAACCGGCAGGTATTGGCCCTGACTTAGTGCTGAGCTTAACCGAACAAGCCTGGCCAGTTGAATTGGTGATTGTGGCAGATCCTGCACTGTTGCAACAGCGAGCGGAAACGTTAGGAAAACAGATTAATATTCAGCCATACGATGCACATCGACCCGCACAAGCGCAGCCTCAAGGCGTATTAACGGTATGTCCTGTTTCTCTTTCTGTTCCGGTCACAGCCGGACAGCTGGATAAACGTAATGGCGATTACGTGTTGGCTACCTTACAACGGGCTGCCGATGGCTGTCTGAAGGGCGAGTTTGCCGCACTGGTGACCGGCCCAGTACATAAAGGTGTCATCAATGAAGCCGGTGTGCCATTTAGTGGGCATACCGAGTTTTTTGCTGAACAAGCAGGTGTTGAACAGGTTGTTATGATGCTGGCCACCGACGGATTGCGAGTTGCACTGGCGACAACGCACCTCCCCTTGCGTGATGTTGCCGATGCCATCACTACGGCAAGCTTAACGCGAACCATTGAGATACTGCAGCATGATCTGCAGACACAATTTGGTATCACTACACCGCATATTCTGGTCTGTGGCCTAAACCCTCATGCCGGTGAAGGCGGCCATATGGGACGTGAAGAGATCGATGTCATCGAACCAGTCTTGGCGGCATTAAGAAGCCAAGGATACTCTCTGGAAGGTCCACTTCCTGCTGACACCCTGTTCCAAGACAAATATTTGCAACGCGCTGATGCCGTATTAGCCATGTATCACGATCAAGGCTTACCTGTTCTCAAATACAAAGGATTTGGCCGTGCCGTCAATATCACACTGGGGTTGCCGTTTATTCGCACCTCAGTCGATCACGGTACTGCACTCGAATTAGCTGGCAGCGGTAAAAGCCATAATGGCAGCCTGCTAACCGCATTACATCAAGCGATCTTAATGGTATCTCATAAACAATGA
- a CDS encoding FUSC family protein: MSIFASASPFEIFIYRHIRIIHVIKICLALLIAHLINAAFPVPHFAWTSVTIVIIMLTLPQVGGALEKSIQRIIGTVLGACYAIAILLLTSNTWLIAILTMLGIAGTAYRATSKMGYAYLVAGFTLIMVLDGGSQSFEEALWRTGTILLGCVIALLVSLIVLPLRARNEWRWQLAESLKRMGKIWQAHLSPNVVKPLATRAMLKSVERAIQRQKALHKSVVLESKVLRHHSDVLDELVSAQSRCLLLLELLAQTRWESSRSALVIQNLFSLGFAGRELGLDLQALSQFCAGHSDLLPPSRQELLVSYKKEIQDTLTEQSSFSLNANGYAWLVYQAGIQMEHINSLIRRITMVTDLAHA, from the coding sequence GTGTCTATATTTGCCAGTGCATCACCCTTTGAGATATTTATTTATCGTCATATTCGTATTATCCATGTCATCAAAATCTGCCTCGCCCTTTTAATTGCTCACCTGATCAATGCGGCCTTTCCCGTTCCTCATTTTGCGTGGACCTCAGTCACTATCGTGATCATTATGCTCACGTTACCTCAAGTGGGAGGGGCGTTAGAAAAATCAATTCAACGGATTATTGGAACCGTTTTAGGTGCTTGTTACGCGATTGCTATTTTGTTGCTCACCAGTAACACGTGGCTGATTGCCATTTTGACCATGCTGGGCATTGCGGGCACCGCGTATCGGGCAACCAGTAAAATGGGGTATGCCTATCTGGTGGCTGGTTTTACGCTGATCATGGTGTTGGATGGTGGTAGCCAATCGTTCGAGGAAGCACTATGGCGTACAGGCACTATTTTGTTGGGTTGTGTCATTGCACTGCTAGTGTCACTGATAGTGTTACCTTTGCGAGCCAGAAATGAATGGCGTTGGCAGTTAGCTGAATCATTAAAACGCATGGGGAAGATCTGGCAAGCGCATCTTTCGCCAAATGTGGTAAAACCATTAGCTACCCGAGCAATGCTGAAAAGTGTTGAACGAGCGATTCAGCGGCAAAAAGCACTACATAAATCGGTTGTACTGGAATCTAAGGTATTACGTCATCACAGTGATGTTTTGGATGAATTAGTTTCGGCGCAAAGCCGTTGTCTATTGTTGCTGGAATTATTGGCCCAAACTCGCTGGGAAAGTAGTCGCAGTGCGTTAGTTATCCAAAATCTGTTTTCATTGGGTTTTGCTGGGCGTGAATTGGGTTTGGATCTACAGGCGTTATCTCAATTTTGTGCCGGACATAGTGATTTGTTACCGCCATCACGACAGGAGCTATTGGTTAGTTATAAAAAGGAAATCCAAGATACTTTGACCGAACAAAGCAGTTTTTCCCTTAATGCTAATGGGTATGCGTGGCTGGTTTATCAGGCTGGCATTCAGATGGAGCATATCAATAGTTTGATCCGGCGCATTACTATGGTGACTGACCTTGCGCATGCGTAA